The DNA sequence ACTATTTGAAGGAAGTAGATGAGGCAACCATGTTGGACGGACAGCTAAAAGGGTTGTTTCAATCTCTTGAAGACCCTTATTCTCAATATATGTCTAAAGATGAATTTCAGGACTTTATGGAGCATACAAAGGGCGTCTACGGTGGAGTAGGTGTTATTGTAACACCAGGAGATGATAATTTAATAACAGTTGTATCCCCTATAGAAGATACTCCAGGGGAAAAGGCTGGAATTAAAACTGGTGATAAGATAATTAAAGTCAATGGGGAAGAATTTACGGCAGATAAGATGGATGCTGCAGTAAAGTTGATGAAGGGTGAACCAGGTACTAACGTTGATATGACTATAATGAGAAAAAATAAGGATGGAAAAACCAAAGAAATGGATATATCTATAACTAGGGAAGAGATAAGACTTAAAACTGTAAAGTCAGAAATAGCAGATGATAATATTGGATATATTAAAGTTACGTCTTTTGATGATTTAACCTATGATGATTTTAAAGTTGAACTAGAGGAATTAAAGAAGAAAGATATAAAAGGTATTGTAATGGATTTAAGAAATAATCCAGGTGGCCTTTTAGATGTTTGCGTAGATATAGCCGATGAATTTTTAGATGAAGGAGTAGTTGTATATACAGAAACCCGAGATGGAGAAAAGGAATACTTAAAATCAGATAAGAAAAAAATAGATATACCCCTTGTTCTATTAGTAAATGAAGGAAGTGCTAGTGCTTCTGAAATATTGGCTGGAGCTATGAGGGATAATGAAAGAGCTGTTTTAGTTGGAACTAAAACTTTTGGAAAGGGTATAGTGCAAAGAATAAAGGAACTTCCTGATGGCTCAGGATTCAAATTAACAGTTTCAGAATATTTTACACCAAAGGGAACAAGTATTCATGAAGTGGGAATTGAACCAGATGTTGTTGTAGAATTACCTGAAGATATAGAAGAAATAGGATTAGAAAATTTAGAAGAAGATGTTCAATTACAAAAAGCTTTAGAAATAATAAAAGAAAAAGTAGAGAAATAAAGAAAGGAACCAATTTGGTTCCTTTTAATTATTTATTTCTAATTGATTCAAATTTATAGAATAAATGATACTTTTGTCTGAATCATCAATGGCTGGGTTTAAAGTAATATACCCAGTATTTTGTTCTTCATCATAAAATAGCTTATCCCCACTAATATTAATAAAAGGTTCTGATACTTGGGTATTAATATTATATTTATATAAGCTATAATTAGTGTTAGATTCATTTTTTAAAACAAAAATTAACCTTTCATCATCTATAGGAATATAACCTTGGATATTTGATTCTGAATTAACACTTTTAGTATTTCCATTTAAATCGTATATATTAAAGATATTTTCTTCCTTGTTTTCTAGGTTTTTTAAATATAATATTTTGTTGTCACCAAAGAAGGTAGCTTTAAAACCATCATCTATTTCTTTAACAATTTTATTATCCTTTGCAATATATATATTCTTGTTAATTTCATCTTTATTAAATTCCGTTAGTAAGAAAGTATCATCTTTTATATCAAAATCAAAAATATTTTTATTTAACTGCATAACTGATTCTAAACTTTTGTCTTCCATACTATATTTATAGATTGTAGATTTATAATTAGTATCATTATTAATAAAGTATAAATTATTATCTTGCCATTTTATTAGCCATGTATGTTGCATCTGACTATCAGGAGTTATATTTACAGTTTTTTTATCTTCTATTGAAACTAGTAGTAGATTTGTAATTTCTTCATTGTGTTTGTTATATTTGATAAATGCAACATTTGAATAATCTGAGCTAAAATTTGCATTATATATTGGATCCTTGGAAGAATATAATTTTTTCTTTTTACCTGTTTCAAAACTGTATATCCATAATGTATTATAGTTGTCATCGTCATCATTCTTACCTCTTTTATATAGAAGGTATTTATTGGGTACATAGTCTAAAATTACTCCATTGTCTATGTATTTAGAGATTACTTCTTCATAGGATGATAATATTTCACCAGTGTCTGCGTCTACTTTAACACTTAAATTAATAAGTGGATTATTAGAGCTTTCCTTGTCAAAAATACCATTGAAATTTATATTCCAAATTAATTTGTCATTAAGACGGGTAAGGTCAACTTCCGGTATTGTGTTTGAGGCTATCTTAAATTGGGAATATATATTATTGAGTATTTCATTTTTACTAAATTTTAAGTTAATCGGCTTATAGTTTTGATTTATTATATTGAATTTAAGGTTTTCCAATTGTTTAAGGTTTAAGTCTTCTACTTCAATAATTACCTGAGGTATGGCTAATTGGGTTTCTTCACCTTGGTTTTCTTTATTAATATAAATATTTATTTCGTCTCCGGATTTAGTTATTTTATCAATAGTTACTCCAGAACACTCAATTAGTCCTAAACTAGCTAATAATTTATATTGGTTATCTTTTTTTACAATTTCAACACTAGGTTCTGTGGATTGATAACCTTTAGATAATACTATTTTTTCTATTTTATAACCTATATTTTTTTCCCTATTCTTTATTCTTCCAGCATTTACAGTGGGAGATTTTTCTTGTTCATGGCACCCAGCTAAAACAGTTAGCATTACTATGGTTACTAATGTTAAAAACAATTTTTTCATTTTAGCTCCTCCTTCCTTAATAGTTTATAATATTATTAAAATAAGTGCAATATGGTTTATTTATATTTTGTACAAAGTTTTTTAATAAATACTTTGACTTTATATTTCCTTGTATTATAATATGGATAGAACGAACGTGCGTTCAAACGAAGAGGTGAAATTCTTGGAAAAGTTTAAAGTTGTATCAAAATTTAAACCTACAGGTGATCAACCGGAAGCTATAGAAAAGCTTTCTGAAGGAATAAATAATGGTTTAAAACATCAAACCTTATTAGGTGTAACTGGTTCAGGAAAAACTTTCACTATGGCTAATATTATTGAGAAAGTGCAAAAGCCTACATTGGTTATTGCTCATAACAAGACTTTGGCTTATCAATTAGCTAGTGAA is a window from the Tissierellales bacterium genome containing:
- a CDS encoding S41 family peptidase — encoded protein: MSNKRKTTFLVVLLIVTNILTFTFTNVFSVPLKNKVIVPKGEYEELTAAAEKYSKVSALEDFIEKYYLKEVDEATMLDGQLKGLFQSLEDPYSQYMSKDEFQDFMEHTKGVYGGVGVIVTPGDDNLITVVSPIEDTPGEKAGIKTGDKIIKVNGEEFTADKMDAAVKLMKGEPGTNVDMTIMRKNKDGKTKEMDISITREEIRLKTVKSEIADDNIGYIKVTSFDDLTYDDFKVELEELKKKDIKGIVMDLRNNPGGLLDVCVDIADEFLDEGVVVYTETRDGEKEYLKSDKKKIDIPLVLLVNEGSASASEILAGAMRDNERAVLVGTKTFGKGIVQRIKELPDGSGFKLTVSEYFTPKGTSIHEVGIEPDVVVELPEDIEEIGLENLEEDVQLQKALEIIKEKVEK